Part of the Sphingobium lignivorans genome is shown below.
CGGGCACGCAGGCGGCCGCGATGGGCTTCGAGGTCGAGTATCTTCTGCCGCTCGCGGTCGCTCTCTGCCTGGTTCCGCTGGCCGGCGGCTGGATCGCGATCAAGCTGTTCAGCCGTCCGCGTCAACGGGAGAGTCGCCGGCCATAGGGGGGAGCGCTTCCGCCGGCCTTGCGGCCGCCCCTGTTCAACGGCGCCGATGACGGATAAGGGCCCTGCCCCATGCGTGTCGACCTTTTCGATTTCGATCTTCCCAGCGAGCGGATCGCTCTGCGCCCGGCATCGCCCCGCGACGCGGCGCGCATGATGGTGGTCGCGGGCAGCCAGATCGACGACCGGGGCGTGCGCGATCTGCCGGCCCTGCTGCGCAAGGGCGACTGCCTTGTCTTCAACGACACGCGCGTCATCCCCGCCCAGCTCGAAGGACGGCGAGGCGAGGCGAAAGTAGGCGTCACGCTCCACAAGCGCCTTGGCCCGCGGGACTGGCAAGTGTTCGTGCGCAATGCCAAGCGCGTACGCCCCGGCGATCTCATCGATTTCGCGGCAGGCGTTCAGGCGCGCGCGGGCGAGCGGGACACCGATGGCGGCATGACACTCGCCTTTCTCGGCGAGGAACCCGTGGAACTGCTACTGGAGCGCGCGGGCCAGATGCCGCTGCCGCCCTATATCGCCAGCAAGCGCCCGACCGATGCGCGGGATCAGGACGATTATCAGACGATGTTCGCGCGGGAGGCCGGCGCCGTCGCCGCCCCCACGGCCGCGCTGCACTTCACGCCCTCCCTCATGGATGCGCTGGCCGGGGCGGGCATCGCGCACGAGACGCTGACGCTGCATGTCGGCGCGGGGACTTTCCTGCCGGTCAAGGCGGACGACACCAGCGATCATCGCATGCATGCCGAATGGGGCCGGATCGATGCCGCCACGGCCGATCGGCTGAACGCGGTGCGCGCGCACGGCGGCCGACTGATCGCCGTGGGCACGACGAGCCTGCGCCTTCTGGAGAGCGCCACGGACGAGCAGGGCACCATCCGCCCGTTCGCCGACGAGACGCGGATCTTCATCACGCCGGGCTATCGCTTTCGCGCGGTGGATGGGCTCATGACCAATTTCCACCTGCCGCGCTCGACTCTGTTCATGCTGGTCAGCGCTCTCATGGGGATGGAGACGATGCAGGCTGCTTATGCCCATGCCATCGCCCAGGGCTATCGTTTCTACAGCTACGGGGATGCGAGCCTGCTGCTCCCCGCGCGGTGAACCGAGCGGGAGACCGCGCTAGCGCTACAGAAGCCCCAGCCGGCCCAGTTCGGCCGCCACGCCCTCGGGAAGCGAGTCGCCGTCATGCGCGGCATCCAGATCGGGCGGAACATCCTCCTCGGCCAGATAGCGCCAACCCTGATGCGCGCGCTTGGGTCTCGGAACCACGGCGATCAGGGTCGGCGCGAGGCGTATCCAGTGCTTGCCGTCGGGCCGCTCGGCGAAACCCAGAATAGGGCTGCGTCCCACCAGATGATGGCCGAGAATCCAGTAGAGCGATCCCCCTTCCATCTCCGCATGCCGCTTGGGCAGATACCGCGTCGTGAGCCGCGCTTCTCCCGTCCCGGCATGGCTTTCCAGCCAGGCGCGCAGCGTATCGGCACTTTCCGACTGAAAGGCGATTTTCGTCATGTGCAGGGGCATGGCGCCGCTTTAGCCAAGCCGCGCCGTCAACTCCACTGCCGCTTGACGGTCGCGGCGGCGGGAAGAATGCGCGTGCATGGACCGGCCGGAATGTCCCGAGGCTCTTCATTCGAAAGACGATCAGTCCGGAGGTAGCCCCTTGTGTCGCAAGGCCCTTTCGTCTGCGGGGATGGAGGACACCGAAGCCCCCGCTTTTCCCCTGTCCTACACCCCCTCCGTCATGGCAGCCGTGCCGGACGCCTCCCTCCGGAAACAGAAGCAGGCAAGGCACGGCTCTTTCTCATTGAAGGACCTTCATCGTCCGTCAGGTCATGCAGTCCTGCCGGAACAGGTGCTGATGTCCGCCTCGTCGAAAGTTGAGGGAAGCGGAAGATGACACGGACGTGTCGTCATCTTTATAAACTTCCAGGCCGCAGCGCCCTGTTGGACGGGCATGGTCGGGCCGTCGTTGAGCCGTCCGCCAGCGCTGGAGCCGAAGGCGTCCGTAGGACAATGTCGATCCGCCCTACCCTCCCTCGGCGCTTGTCGAAGCCCGCTCCAGCGTCCGGGGTTGCGCCGCTGCCGCGACTTCGAAGCGCGCCAGCAGACGCGCTTCATAATCCCGCGCAAAGATGGTCGACATTGCGACATAATCGGCCACTGCCGTCTCGCGCGTCAGCCGGAGCAGGATGTAACCCTTGGCCCGCTGGTCGCAGAAGGCGACTTCCGGACTGGACCGCGCGAGGAAGTCGCCGAGTGGCAGTTGCGGGATCGCGTCGCCCACGGAGGGGCTGCTGATGCCGCTGGTTCCGAACTCCACCGCGACCGGCTTTCCCTGCCGATCGGCAAGAGCGTTCGCCCAGAAGGCATGGCTGTCGCCCGAGAGTATCAGCGGCTGTGATCCGGCACGCCGGAAGCTGTCATAGAGCCGCTCCCGCGCCCCGGGATAGCCGTCCCACGCGTCGAGATTGAACGGCAGTCCGGCCCGATAGCCTGCCTGTGCGGCCTCCACCTGCGCGCGCGTGCCCGCGTCCAGTCCCCCGATGGCACCCGCTGCACGCTCCGCCCCGAGCAGGGCCGCAAGGTCCGGACCGTTCACACGGGCCATCACCACCTGATTGCCGATCAGTTGCCAGGGCACGCCTGCCGCCACCGATGCCGCGAGTTCCCGTTCGAGCCAGGCGCGCTGGGGCTCGCCAAGCAATTCGCGATCCGGACGGTTGCGCTCGGCAAGCACAGCGGCGATGTCTTCGGCAGCCGGCGTCGCGCCCTTGAAACCGGCCTGTTCCGATCGCGCCAGCAAGCGCGTCTCGACCATCGCGAGAGTCGCCAGATCACCGAAGGCGAAACTGCGATTGATCGCGTCCCATGGCGCCCCGGGGGCAGGATCGCGGATCGGCATCCATTCGAAATAGGCCTGCATGGCAGCGGCCTTGCGGTCCGCCCACTGGCCCTCGCGCTCCGGCTGATGATTCTCCGCACCGTGCAGCCACGCATCATTGGCGGTCTCATGATCGTCCCACACACAGATGAAGGCCGCGCGGGCATGAGCCGCCTGGAGCGCCGGGTCGCTCTTGTACTGCGCGTGGCGCATGCGATAGTCGGCCAGCGTCACGATCTCGTGCGGCGGTTCGACGGAGCGGCCGATCTTGCTGCCGATCGCGGCGCCATAACCCTCCGCGCCATATTCATAGATATAGTCGCCCAGATGGATGACCGCATCCAGCCGATCGAGCCGCGCGACCGAATCCCAGGCATTGAAGAACCCGCCGGGAAAGAGCTGGCAGCTCGCGACAGCGAGAACGAGGTCCGCCGTCTCGCCTGCCGGCAATGTGCGGAACCGGCCCACTGGCGAACGCGTGCCGTCCGCCAGCTCGAACCAGTAGACATAGTCCCGCCCCGCCTTGAGGCGGCGCGGCTGGACCTTCACCGTGAAATCGCGCGCGGGCCTTGCTGCGGCGGACCCGTGCTCGATCGGTTTTCCCTCCGGCGTGGCGGCGACGAACCACCGGACGGGGACGGCCCCGACATGATCCGGATCGCCCGGCGTCACGCGCGTCCACAGCACTGCCCCGTCTCGCGAGGGATCGCCGCTGGCGACGCCGTGGCGGAAGGATGCGTTCCCGGGGCCCTGCGCGCGCGCGGGCCGCGACGGGGAGGATAGCGCCCGAGCCGAACAGGCCGAGCGCGCGGCGACGATCGACCTTCACCGGGCACCTCCGAAGCGGAAGCCAAGCGCAACGCCATAGAAGCGCGGCGCGCCCGCGATGAAGGTCGGCAGGCCGAGGCTGTCCCCCGTATTACCCGCGTCCATGATGTATGCCTTGTCGAAGAGATTCTCCACGAAGGCTTCGACCCGCCAGCCGCCATCCCGCGATTCATAGCCGAGCCGTGCGTTCACGAGCGCATAGCCGTCCTGATATTCGTCCTGGATATTGTCGGCGACCAGGGCCGCGGGGGGCTGCTGGAGGTCCGGCCGGTCATTGTCGTCATCGAAGAATATCTTCGATTGCACCGTCACGCTCGGGGAGAAGCTGACCCGTCCTGGTCCGGCCGGCACGGAGACGATCGCGCCAAGCGATGCACTGTGATCCGGATTGAGGCGGAACCGGTTGTCTTCCCGCACGCCCGTCTTGAACCGTCCATGGCTGTAGGCATAAGTCGCGAACAGGCTGAGCACGTCGTTGGGCATCCAGCGGACCTGCCCCTCGAAGCCGTAGCTTTCCGCCCTGCCCGCATTGGTGGTGATGAACTGCGTGCCCTGCTGCTCGGTGGTCTGGAAATTCTCATACTGGTAGAAGAACACCGCGCCGTCCACGAAGAGGCTCCGGTCGAGCAACGCCGCTTTGGCGCCAAGCTCGAAGCTGTCCACCGTCTCGGACGGAAGAACCGGGAAGGTCACCGCGCCGAATGGTGCGCCGGGTCCCCGGGGCGAAAGGATCTCGGGCCGGCGCCCGCGCGCATAGGTCGCATAGATGCTGCTATCGTCGTTGGGCAGGTAGCGGGCGGTCAGGCGCCAGGAAAATCCGCCATTCTTGTGCGTCGCTTCCACCATCTCGCCATTGCCGGCCGTGGGCTGGGCGCCCAGGCCGAAGAGCGGCACCGGATAGGCTGCCGAAGGCGGGATGGTCGCCGCCCCGGGCACGGCCAGCGCCTGCAGCAGGGCTGTGCGCGTGGCCGCCGGCTGCGACAGCGCACCAATGAAGCCGCCCACGATGGAACGGCCATTCAGCACGGACGCGGTATAACCGCTGCGCTTGTCGTCATGCGTGTAGCGCAGACCCGCGCCTAGCTCGAAGCGTTCGGAGACCCGCATGGTCACGTCGCCGAACAGATCGAAGGCATTGGTGCGAGCAGTGTTCGTGCTGGTTTCCAGATGAGCGCTCTTGAGATTGGCGGCAATCGCCTGCGCCTGCGCGGAAGAGAGCGCGACGCCATAAGCGCCCGCCACGCCCTGGAGCAGCATGCCGGTGAAGGCGGGATTGGCGAACAGGGCAGCCGGCGCCGGGTCGGTTGCAGCCCTGCCCGGAATCGCGCCGCCCCCGTTCAGCGCGCCCGCGAGCCGTGCCAGCACCATGCGCTCGTCGAACTGGGCCGGTCCGCGCTGCGAGCCATCCTCATGGAAATAGCTTGCACCCACGAAGGCCGTGAGCGGTCCTTGCGCGAAGGCAAGCCGCAGTTCCTGGCTGAACTGCTTGCCCTCGGCGCCTTCCGCGGCGGTCAGGATCGGAAGCGAAAGGCCGTCCGCGTCGAAAATCTCGAGGGACTCGAACCGCCGATAGGCCGTGATGGACGTGAGCGTGAAGCGGTCGTCCAGTTCCAGATTGGCAAGGCCGGTTACGCTCCACACCTCCCGGTCGAGCCCGAGGGGCTTGCCGCCCTCGAATCCTCCTGCTCCCGCGACCAGCGCCGCGCCGCTGTTGCGTCCACGGTCGCCGATCACCGCGCCGGTGGCCGGGTCCGTCGGATTATAGGCGATGGACTTGAAGGACGTCCCGGCCGGACGGTCCTTCTGATAATTGCCGATGAGATCGAACGTCAGCTTGCCGGCTTCCGCGTGCAGGGCGCCGCGAATGGCCTTGGTGTCCGCTGAATTGAAGTCCTCGCCACCCAGCAGATTCTCGACATAGCCGTCGCGCTGGCGGACACGGCCGGCGATACGGATCGCGACATTGTCGCCGATCGGCGCATTGACCATCGCCTCGCCGATGAAGCTCTCGTAATTGCCGTAGGACAGGGCGGCGGCGCCCTCGATACGGCCGAGTTTCGCCTTGTTCTGGATGATGTTGACGGCGCCGGTCAGCGCGCCGCGGCCGTAAAGCGTCGATTGCGGACCTTTGGCCACCTCGACGCGCTCGATGTCGAACAGCTCGACATAGGAACCGCGCGATTTCGATATGGAGACGCCGTCCTGGAACACGGAGACGCGCGGCTCGTTTGTCGCCGCGCCACTATCGGACGTGATGCCGCGCATGACGAAGCCGGGATTGTTGGGCGACTGGTTCTGCACCACGAAGCCGGGCACGAAGCGCGACAGCTTGTCCAGCTCCTGAAGGCCGAACCGGTCCAGTTCGTCCGCGCCGATGGCAGTGAGCGCCATGGGAACGGCGATCGGATCCTGCTCGCGCAGCTGCGCGGTAACGATGATCATGTCGGCATCGGCTGGCTCAGCCTCCGCACGGGCCTGCGTGGCTACAAGTGTCGAGAGGCTGGCGCCAGCCAGCGCGAGAATCCGGAAGTTCATGCGACTTGTCCCCTTTCTTTGGCAGGGGCGCTAGGCGCGATCCGTGAAACATCGGTGACAGGTGCGAGACACGCAAATGACAGGTCGCGCCAACGCGTTCATGCCCGCACAAGTCGAGCATGAACGCGTTGATAATCGAGTGATTTTGCTCCGCCGGCGCGCCTGACTATATCAGCAAATGCGCGCGGTTGGCGCGCATGCGGATGGGCGGGGAAGCGTCGGGGACGCGACCCGCGTCACCCCATGCCCGCTTCGTCCAGCCTGCGCTCTTTCTCCAGAGCGTCATGCTGCTTCTGGGCTTCGACCCGAATCAGGCGATCCGCCATGGCCTGCCAGGCCGCTTCGGCGCGCAAGCAGCGCTCCTTCACATTGACGAGATCGCTTTCGCGAGCGGCTTTGGCGCTTTCAGCGGCCCGGGAAAGATAGAAGTCGACGGTGGCGGACATGTGAGCGCTCCTTGCTGCCGGTTATTCGGCCTCGCTCAGTCGATCATCTCGGCAACGAGGTCCCGCAGCACATGGCGGGGCAAGATCGAAAGGTGCGGCTGATGACGCGAATGGTGCGGCCGCCGGCTGAACGCCGGTGCTGGCCGATGGGTAATCTGAAATTTCTTCTGCATTTTGATCCTCGGAGCCGTTTCCTTGAACGACCCTCTTTATTGGTATGGAACACCCCTTCAGGGGGTGGAAGGCGCCGGCAGGTCCGCTGGACCGCGCCCGGCGCGCGCTCGTCGGGGATAAGGTTCTCCGTGGAGCGCGGGAGCGGCGAGATCGTCCGGTTCACACCGGGAAATAATCGCCGATCGCCATTCGAACGAGGCAGCCGCGCCAGTCGGCAGCGCTGCGCCCGATCTGCTTGTGATCGCGACCGGAGGGACGGACAACCGCCCATCCGGCCGTAAATTTTTGCCGGGCTAGTGCCTCGGCGCCAAGCTCAGACGTTTTCGAGCTGGGTCGCGGAGAAACGTCCGCGCTGGTCCTTCTGGACCTGATAGCTCAGACGCTGATCCTTGTTGAGCGTGGCCATGCCGGCCTGCTCGACGGCGCTGATGTGCACGAAGCTGTCATCGCCGCCTTCGTCGGGCGAGATGAAGCCATAGCCTTTTTCGGTATTGAAGAATTTTACGGTGCCGATGGGCATGGAATTATTCCTTTGCATAGGAAGAAACCCGTCAGAACCCATGTCCTGACGGCGCTGGTCGAGTGTCAAAGGAAGAATCCGCGCTTCTCGCGTCAAAATCCGTCGCAGGCGACGATAGCAGGGTCAAGATGGGCCCTCCGACGCGGAAAGTCAATGTCAGGGCTCGCATCGGCGCTCCACGCCGGCGATTTGCGGCCAAAGGGACGGGGTTTGCGCGCGGTTCGGCGAGACTGGAAGGCTATGTGCTGATGACCCGCTTTCATCCTTTGGCGGAACTGTTCCCATCGCCCACCATATCGTCGGCGAGTTCCAGACCCGCCCTTCCATCGGCTGCGGTGTGGGCGGGGGCTTTGGGGTGGGCGACGTACTCGGGCTCTTCCACCTCCAGCATGCCTTCCCATTTCGTCACCACCGATGTCGCGATGGCATTGCCCAGCACATTGGTCGCGGTGCGGCCCATGTCCATGAAGTGATCGACCGCGAGGATGAACGCGATGCCTTCGACCGGCAGGTTGAACTGCCCCAGTGTCGCGGCGACCACCACCAGGCTCGCCCGCGGCACCGCGGCGATCCCCTTGCTCGTCACCATCAGCACCAGCAGGATGGTGATCTGCGTGAGGATGGGGAGATCGATGCCATAGGCCTGCGCGATGAAGATCGTCGCAAAGCTCGCATACATCATCGAGCCGTCGAGATTGAAGCTGTAGCCCAGCGGCAGCACGAAGCTGTAGATGCGGCGCGGCACGCCGAACCGGTCGAGCTGCTCCAGCATCTTGGGATAGGCCGCTTCCGAGGACGCGGTGGAGAAGGCCAGCAGCACCGGCTCGCGTACATAGCGCAGCAGCGTGAGGATGCGCCGCCCCAGGAAGAAGGCGCCGGCCAGGATCAGCAGCCCCCACAGGAGGAACAGCGCGATGTAGAACTCGCCGACCAGCTCGCCATAGGTCAGCAGCACGCCGGGCCCTTCCCGCGTGATCGAAGCCGCCAGCGCGCCGAACACCGCGATCGGCGAGACCCGCATCACATAGCCGGTCACCTGCAGCATCAGCTCGACCAGCGATTCCACCAGCGTGACGATCGGCTTGCCCTTCTCCCCGATCGCGGTGAGCGCCACCCCGACGAACAGCGAGAAGACCACGATCTGGAGGATCTGGTTGTCCGCCATGGCCTGCACCATGGATGTGGGGAAGATGTGCAGGATGAAATCGCGCAGGTTGAGCCCGCCGGTCTCGATGCCCATGCCGCCGGCCGCACCGGCCTCCGCCGCCGTGCGCGTGAGGTTGAGCCCCTCCCCCGGCGCCAGCAGGTTCACCATC
Proteins encoded:
- a CDS encoding TonB-dependent receptor, which gives rise to MNFRILALAGASLSTLVATQARAEAEPADADMIIVTAQLREQDPIAVPMALTAIGADELDRFGLQELDKLSRFVPGFVVQNQSPNNPGFVMRGITSDSGAATNEPRVSVFQDGVSISKSRGSYVELFDIERVEVAKGPQSTLYGRGALTGAVNIIQNKAKLGRIEGAAALSYGNYESFIGEAMVNAPIGDNVAIRIAGRVRQRDGYVENLLGGEDFNSADTKAIRGALHAEAGKLTFDLIGNYQKDRPAGTSFKSIAYNPTDPATGAVIGDRGRNSGAALVAGAGGFEGGKPLGLDREVWSVTGLANLELDDRFTLTSITAYRRFESLEIFDADGLSLPILTAAEGAEGKQFSQELRLAFAQGPLTAFVGASYFHEDGSQRGPAQFDERMVLARLAGALNGGGAIPGRAATDPAPAALFANPAFTGMLLQGVAGAYGVALSSAQAQAIAANLKSAHLETSTNTARTNAFDLFGDVTMRVSERFELGAGLRYTHDDKRSGYTASVLNGRSIVGGFIGALSQPAATRTALLQALAVPGAATIPPSAAYPVPLFGLGAQPTAGNGEMVEATHKNGGFSWRLTARYLPNDDSSIYATYARGRRPEILSPRGPGAPFGAVTFPVLPSETVDSFELGAKAALLDRSLFVDGAVFFYQYENFQTTEQQGTQFITTNAGRAESYGFEGQVRWMPNDVLSLFATYAYSHGRFKTGVREDNRFRLNPDHSASLGAIVSVPAGPGRVSFSPSVTVQSKIFFDDDNDRPDLQQPPAALVADNIQDEYQDGYALVNARLGYESRDGGWRVEAFVENLFDKAYIMDAGNTGDSLGLPTFIAGAPRFYGVALGFRFGGAR
- a CDS encoding dicarboxylate/amino acid:cation symporter, which encodes MAPRLTRYIIMGMVLGVAAGTGAHFAFGENAELSGRVAGYLHLPADVFLHLIKMIIAPLVFSTLVAGIAHMGDSAALGRIGGRAIGWFLVASLISIGLGLVMVNLLAPGEGLNLTRTAAEAGAAGGMGIETGGLNLRDFILHIFPTSMVQAMADNQILQIVVFSLFVGVALTAIGEKGKPIVTLVESLVELMLQVTGYVMRVSPIAVFGALAASITREGPGVLLTYGELVGEFYIALFLLWGLLILAGAFFLGRRILTLLRYVREPVLLAFSTASSEAAYPKMLEQLDRFGVPRRIYSFVLPLGYSFNLDGSMMYASFATIFIAQAYGIDLPILTQITILLVLMVTSKGIAAVPRASLVVVAATLGQFNLPVEGIAFILAVDHFMDMGRTATNVLGNAIATSVVTKWEGMLEVEEPEYVAHPKAPAHTAADGRAGLELADDMVGDGNSSAKG
- a CDS encoding cold-shock protein gives rise to the protein MPIGTVKFFNTEKGYGFISPDEGGDDSFVHISAVEQAGMATLNKDQRLSYQVQKDQRGRFSATQLENV
- the queA gene encoding tRNA preQ1(34) S-adenosylmethionine ribosyltransferase-isomerase QueA, which codes for MRVDLFDFDLPSERIALRPASPRDAARMMVVAGSQIDDRGVRDLPALLRKGDCLVFNDTRVIPAQLEGRRGEAKVGVTLHKRLGPRDWQVFVRNAKRVRPGDLIDFAAGVQARAGERDTDGGMTLAFLGEEPVELLLERAGQMPLPPYIASKRPTDARDQDDYQTMFAREAGAVAAPTAALHFTPSLMDALAGAGIAHETLTLHVGAGTFLPVKADDTSDHRMHAEWGRIDAATADRLNAVRAHGGRLIAVGTTSLRLLESATDEQGTIRPFADETRIFITPGYRFRAVDGLMTNFHLPRSTLFMLVSALMGMETMQAAYAHAIAQGYRFYSYGDASLLLPAR
- a CDS encoding DUF1489 domain-containing protein, with amino-acid sequence MPLHMTKIAFQSESADTLRAWLESHAGTGEARLTTRYLPKRHAEMEGGSLYWILGHHLVGRSPILGFAERPDGKHWIRLAPTLIAVVPRPKRAHQGWRYLAEEDVPPDLDAAHDGDSLPEGVAAELGRLGLL
- a CDS encoding alkaline phosphatase D family protein, translating into MLWTRVTPGDPDHVGAVPVRWFVAATPEGKPIEHGSAAARPARDFTVKVQPRRLKAGRDYVYWFELADGTRSPVGRFRTLPAGETADLVLAVASCQLFPGGFFNAWDSVARLDRLDAVIHLGDYIYEYGAEGYGAAIGSKIGRSVEPPHEIVTLADYRMRHAQYKSDPALQAAHARAAFICVWDDHETANDAWLHGAENHQPEREGQWADRKAAAMQAYFEWMPIRDPAPGAPWDAINRSFAFGDLATLAMVETRLLARSEQAGFKGATPAAEDIAAVLAERNRPDRELLGEPQRAWLERELAASVAAGVPWQLIGNQVVMARVNGPDLAALLGAERAAGAIGGLDAGTRAQVEAAQAGYRAGLPFNLDAWDGYPGARERLYDSFRRAGSQPLILSGDSHAFWANALADRQGKPVAVEFGTSGISSPSVGDAIPQLPLGDFLARSSPEVAFCDQRAKGYILLRLTRETAVADYVAMSTIFARDYEARLLARFEVAAAAQPRTLERASTSAEGG